A segment of the Candidatus Binataceae bacterium genome:
ACCAACGTTTCGTGGCCGCGGACTTTGATCGTTCGCGCCGGCTCAGACTGATAATTCTGGCTCGGTCCCTCGACTCGCCGCGGACGCCCACTGGTGCGCTTGCGGCGCCAGTTGTTGAGCTCCTTGGAGAGCTTGGAGGCCATCGAATCCGAGTCTGAATCATTGTCCCGCCCGCTTTCAGCCTGCTCTGATTGCTGCCGTTCCGGATCGTCGGGGAGTTCTGCCGAACTCATAAAGCTCCTCTCTTGCTGTGACGTAGTAGGTTCTCCTGTTCTTTTGTATTCATGCGGACGATGAATTCGTCCGTTGCTGCGCTTGCTTGACTGCGGGCGGTCATGGGAATGACGCCTTCACTCACTTAAGAATCTTTTCAATTTGGATATGTATTTGTGGTGCGAAACGGAGCCGGCGTACTTCGGTGTGTTTGCTCTATCGGGATGATTCTGGGAAGGAAGTTTTCCAGGCGGATTTCGCTGGCCGGGTCCGCAGTAGCAGACCCGGCCACGCTAGCTATCTAATTACTATTGAAACAGGCTCTGCATCCTGAGCGCAAGTCCCATATCGCCCGCGATGCGGAGCTTGCCGCTCATGAAAGCTACCTGGCCGTTGAGCTTGCCCGACAGCATGTCAAGGTAGTCCTGAGCCGTCATCGAGATCGTGATGCTGGGAGACGCCGCGGCGCCTTCCTTCACTTCGCACTGGTCATTGTTGATGATGACGTGCCACTTGCCGCCGCCATCGCCGGAGAGATCGAACTGGTAAGTAGCGTTGAGGCCCTTGGCCGCTTCTTTGTTGAACCGGCTGGGCATCATATCGAAAGCTTGTTTACACGAAGTAGGTTGATCGGCCATGGAAAAACGAACCTCCTGGTGGGAGCGAACGGTAGCGCGCTCTTCTCGCCATATAAGCGAGACTACCAAATCTTGTCAAGATTGTTCGGCTCAATGCGTTCGTGTGCCAATCAATGCACGTGAAGGCCAATCTGGCGCCATCCTGAAAGCTAAAATCCAAAGACACGTCCCGGCTCGACCGTGATCAGATTTGTCCGCACGTGAACCGGAGCCGCGCTCTCGGTGATCGAAACCGCGCGATCCTTGTCGGCGTCGTTCTTCACCGTTCCGCCTAGGTAGGCGTCGTGGCCGATCACCTTGATCGTCACGTTGGTGAGTCCGGCATTAGAAAGCTGCGACGCGATCTGATTCTGGCGTATCTGCCAATCGCCAGTGTCGGTCGAGAGCGAATTGATGACGTTGGTCACGCCAGGCACGCTCCCGGCCACACGTTCGGCGTACCGCTTGTCCTTGTCGTCGAAGAC
Coding sequences within it:
- a CDS encoding SCP2 sterol-binding domain-containing protein, producing the protein MADQPTSCKQAFDMMPSRFNKEAAKGLNATYQFDLSGDGGGKWHVIINNDQCEVKEGAAASPSITISMTAQDYLDMLSGKLNGQVAFMSGKLRIAGDMGLALRMQSLFQ